TCTCGCCACGCCTGCCTATCGCCACCATGCGCTCGTCTGCGGCGTCGACGGCAAAAGGCTCGCGAAGCGCGACGCCGCCGCGTCGCTCGCGTCGCTGCGCGCCGCAGGCGTCGACGGAGCCGCGCTCGCTGCCGATTTGCGGTGCGGACGGCTTCCCGCTGGATATTCGCTGCGAATGCCCTAAATAGGGCTTATGGAAATCCTGCTCGTCCTTGGCGTCGTCATCGCCGCCGGTCTCGTCCTGTTCGCGCTCGCACGCGGGCTTTTCCATTTCTCGCAGGGGCACCGTGCACAGATGGACGGCACGGTGCAGGAAAATCACCTGATGCAGAACCGGATGATGATGGCGCGCGTCAAATGGCAGGCGATCACCATCATCCTGCTCGTGCTCATCGGCGTATTCGCCGCGGGCAGTTGATGTCCCTCTGACCTGTTTGTTTCCGTTCGTGTCGAGCGAAGTCGAGACACCCCGAAGGCAAGGCTGACCGCTGGGCATCCCGACGTCGCTCGATGCGAACGGGACAGGATGACCGGCAGACCTCTGGATTAAGCGCATGGTCAAGCTCAACAAAATCTACACGCGCACCGGCGACGACGGCACCACCGGCCTGGTCGGCGGATCGCGCATCGCCAAATCGGCGCCGCTGATGGCGGCGATCGGCGACGTCGACGAAGCGAACAGCTGGGTGGGCCTCGCCGCGGTCGCGCTCGATGAAGCGCCCGACGCGGCGGCGATGCTCACGCGCATCCAGAACGAGTTGTTCGATCTTGGCGCCGACCTCGCGACCCCGCCCGACGCCGAGCGCGGCTTCGGGCCGCACGACATGGCGCTGCGCATCGTGCCAGGCCAGATCGCGCGGCTGGAGGAGGAAATCGACGCGATGAACGCCGCGCTCGACGCGCTCAAAAGCTTCATCCTGCCGGGCGGCAGCGAAGCCGCGGCGCGGCTCCATCTTGCGCGTGCCGTGACGCGCCGCGCCGAGCGGTCGGCGGTCGCCGCAGCGGCGGATCGCGCTCTCAACCCGCTCGCGCTCACCTATCTGAACCGCCTGTCGGACCATCTGTTCGTGCTAGCGCGCTCCATCAACGGTGCAGCGGGCGGCGACGTGCTGTGGAAACCCGGCGCGACGCGCTGACGTCCCGCTCTCCACCCTGCTCGTCATCCCGGCGAAGGCCGGGATCTCGTCGTAGCAGCTGGACGCGCCGGGGGATTCCGGCCTTCGCCGGAATGACGATGTGAAATGGGGCAGCATGTTCCCTAAATGTTCTGGACAAGCCGCCGCGGCATAACGATAATCCGTTGAACCGCGAAACCGAATCGCACTTCCAGGGATTGTTTACAGCATGGCCAGCCGCACCGACGCTTCGACCTGCTCCGACCCGATCGAGGCACTGACCGGGCGCTTCGCGGCGACGCGGCGGCTGTCGCTCGATCTCGTCGCGTCGCTTTCCGACGCCGACGCCAGCGCGCAGTCGATGCCCGACGCCTCGCCCGCCAAATGGCATCTCGCGCACACCACATGGTTTTTTGAAACCTTCGTGCTCCGCGACCATGTGCCGGGTTATGCGCTTTTCGACGACCGCTTCCCCTATCTCTTCAACAGCTATTACGAGGCCGAAGGGCCGCGCCACGCGCGCCCGCAGCGGGGCCTGTTGACGCGCCCGTCGCTGGACGCGGTGCGTGCATGGCGTGCGCATGTCGATGCGGCGGTGGCGGACGCCTTGCCCGGCCTGTCCCCTGCGGCGCTCGCGCTGGTCGATCTCGGCATCCACCATGAACAACAGCATCAGGAACTGCTGCTCACCGACATCAAGCATCTCTTCGCGCAGAATCCGCTCGGCCCGGCGGTGTGGCCGCGCGACCATGCAAGCGCGAGTAAAGTTGCGCAGTTTTCCGCCATGAAATGGATCGAGGGCAAAGCCGGTATCGCCGCGGCAGGACATGATGGCGACGGCTTTGCGTTCGATTGCGAAGGTCCGCGCCACGACGCGCTGCTGACCCCGCACGCGCTCGCGAGCCGCCCTGTCACCAACGGCGAATGGCAGCAGTTTATCGACGACGGCGGCTATCGCACCCCCTCGCTCTGGCTCAGCGACGGCTGGGCGTGGGTGCAGGCGGAGGGCATCGAGGCGCCCGCCTATTGGCGCGATCGGCGATATTTCACCCTCGCTGGATGGCAGGACATCGACCCTGCCGCGCCGGTGACGCACATCGGTTTTTTCGAGGCCGACGCCTTTGCCAGCTGGGCGGGCGCGCGCCTGCCGACCGAGGTTGAATGGGAAGCGGCGGCGGCGGTGCTCGATCCGAACGGCGGCGACCAGCTCGATGCCGCCGGTCCGGTGCAACCTGCGGCGGCCGGCGGCGACACCGGATTGCAACAGATGTTCGGCAGCGTCTGGGAATGGACCGGCAGCGCCTATCGCCCCTATCCCGGCTTCCGTGCCGCGCCCGGCGCGGTCGGCGAATATAATGGCAAGTTCATGAGCGGCCAGTTCGTGCTGCGCGGCGGCAGCTGCGCCACCCCGCGCGGTCACATGCGCGCGACATACCGCAATTTCTTCTACCCCCACCAGCGCTGGCAGTTCACCGGCGTGCGGCTCGCAAAGGATCTCTGACATGGGTGTTGTGCGTCAACTTCGGCAGATTTCCGAGGATGATACGGGGGTCGACGTCGCCTTCCGCGCCGACGTCCATGCCGGGCTGTCCCAGACGCCCAAGGCAATCCCCGCGCGCTGGTTCTATGACACAACGGGCTCGGCGCTGTTCGAGGATATCACCGCGCTCCCCGAATATTATCCGACGCGCAGCGAGACGGATCTGTTGACGCGGCACGCCGCCGACATCGCCGCGACGATCGGGCCGGGCCGCGCGGTGGTCGAGCTGGGATCGGGCAGTTCGACCAAGACGCCGCTGCTCCTTGCAGCCATCGACCCCGCGGCCTATGTCCCCGTCGACATTTCGGGCGATTTCCTGCGGGACAGCGCCGAGGCGCTCGCGGCGCGCTTTCCGCGGCTCCCCGTCTATCCCGTCGAAGCCGACTTCACACAGAAGGTCGCGCTGCCGCGCGAAATCTGCGCGCTGCCCAAGCTTGGCTTCTTTCCCGGCTCGACGATCGGCAACATGGTCGCACGCACCGCGGTCGACCTGCTGCGCAACTGGCGCGCGGCGCTGGGCGACGGGTCGCTGATGCTGATCGGCATCGACCGGATCAAGGATATTGCGGTGCTCGAACGCGCCTATGACGATCCGGCGGGCGTGACCGCGGCCTTCAACCTCAATCTGATCGAGCGCATCAACCGCGAGCTTGGCGGCGACATGGCGCTCGACAATTTCACGCACCGCGCGGTCTGGAACGACACGCATGCGCGCATCGAAATGCACCTTGTCGCCATGTGCGACATGGACTTCACCGTCGATGGCCAAGCCTATCATATGGCAAAAGGCGAAACGATCCACAGCGAGAACAGCCATAAATATGGCCCGCGCGACGCCAATCTGCTGCTCCGCGCCGGCGGTTGGACTCCCATCGCGACGTGGGACGATGCCGACCCGGCCTTCGCGCTGATCCTTGCCGAAGCGACCGAGTTTCGCTCGGCCCCCTGATCCGCGCCTCTTGACGGAGACGGTCGATCACGTAGGGCAACCATCCATATCGCCATCCCGGCGAAGGCCGGGATCCCGCCGTTTCCGTAAGACGCACGGGCGAGATTCCGGCCTTCGCCGGGATGATGGATAGGGTCTCGGGATTTCTATTGGAGAATAAGGGCATGATCGTCGGCGTTATCGGGGCAGGGCAGATGGGCGCGGGCATCGCGCAGGTGTCGGCGGGGGCTGGGCACGACGTGCTGCTGGCCGACATTGACCTCGCGCGCGCCGAAGCCGGCAAGGCGGGCATTGCCAAGGCGCTCGGCCGCCTCGTCGCCAGGGAGAAGATGGCGCAGAGCGACGCCGATATGCTGCTGGCCCGCATCACCCCCGTCGCCGACCATGCGGCTTTCGCCCCCTCCGATCTGGTGATCGAGGCGGCGACCGAGCGCGAAGAGATCAAACGCGCCATCTTCGCCAGCGTCGGCGAGCATCTTTCGGCCACCGCGATCCTCGCGAGCAACACCAGCTCGATCCCGATCACCCGCCTCGCGCAGGCGGCGCCCGATCCGGCACGCTTCATCGGCGTCCATTTCTTCAACCCGGTACCCGTCATGGGCCTGATCGAACTGATCCGCGGGCTCGCGACGAGCGACGACACGCTGGCGACGGTCGAGGCCTATGGCCGCGGGCTCGGCAAACAGATCGTCCACGCCAACGATGCGCCGGGCTTCATCGTCAACCGCGTGCTGATGCCGCTGATCAACGAAGCGATTTTCGCGCTGGGCGAGGGCGTCGCGACGATGCAGGATATCGACGCCGGTTGCCGCCTCGGCCTCAATCACCCGATGGGGCCGATCACGCTCGCCGATTTCATCGGCCTCGACACCTGCCTCGAAATCATCCGCGTGCTGCAATCGGGCACCGGCGACCCCAAGTTCCGCCCCGCGCCGCTGCTCGTCCAATATGTCGAGGCCGGCTGGGTCGGCAAAAAGGCCGGGCGCGGCTTTTACGACTGGACCGGTGACAAACCCGTGCCGACGCGCTGAGGGCGGCCCCGCGACCACGGAGCCGAAATGCGTTTGCTGCGTTGGAACCTTGAGAAAGCAGGGAATCGACATGAGAAAAGGTAACAAGGCGCTGTTCGTTCTGGCGG
This DNA window, taken from Sphingopyxis alaskensis RB2256, encodes the following:
- a CDS encoding 3-hydroxyacyl-CoA dehydrogenase NAD-binding domain-containing protein produces the protein MIVGVIGAGQMGAGIAQVSAGAGHDVLLADIDLARAEAGKAGIAKALGRLVAREKMAQSDADMLLARITPVADHAAFAPSDLVIEAATEREEIKRAIFASVGEHLSATAILASNTSSIPITRLAQAAPDPARFIGVHFFNPVPVMGLIELIRGLATSDDTLATVEAYGRGLGKQIVHANDAPGFIVNRVLMPLINEAIFALGEGVATMQDIDAGCRLGLNHPMGPITLADFIGLDTCLEIIRVLQSGTGDPKFRPAPLLVQYVEAGWVGKKAGRGFYDWTGDKPVPTR
- a CDS encoding cob(I)yrinic acid a,c-diamide adenosyltransferase, yielding MVKLNKIYTRTGDDGTTGLVGGSRIAKSAPLMAAIGDVDEANSWVGLAAVALDEAPDAAAMLTRIQNELFDLGADLATPPDAERGFGPHDMALRIVPGQIARLEEEIDAMNAALDALKSFILPGGSEAAARLHLARAVTRRAERSAVAAAADRALNPLALTYLNRLSDHLFVLARSINGAAGGDVLWKPGATR
- a CDS encoding HIG1 domain-containing protein — protein: MEILLVLGVVIAAGLVLFALARGLFHFSQGHRAQMDGTVQENHLMQNRMMMARVKWQAITIILLVLIGVFAAGS
- the egtD gene encoding L-histidine N(alpha)-methyltransferase: MGVVRQLRQISEDDTGVDVAFRADVHAGLSQTPKAIPARWFYDTTGSALFEDITALPEYYPTRSETDLLTRHAADIAATIGPGRAVVELGSGSSTKTPLLLAAIDPAAYVPVDISGDFLRDSAEALAARFPRLPVYPVEADFTQKVALPREICALPKLGFFPGSTIGNMVARTAVDLLRNWRAALGDGSLMLIGIDRIKDIAVLERAYDDPAGVTAAFNLNLIERINRELGGDMALDNFTHRAVWNDTHARIEMHLVAMCDMDFTVDGQAYHMAKGETIHSENSHKYGPRDANLLLRAGGWTPIATWDDADPAFALILAEATEFRSAP
- the egtB gene encoding ergothioneine biosynthesis protein EgtB — translated: MASRTDASTCSDPIEALTGRFAATRRLSLDLVASLSDADASAQSMPDASPAKWHLAHTTWFFETFVLRDHVPGYALFDDRFPYLFNSYYEAEGPRHARPQRGLLTRPSLDAVRAWRAHVDAAVADALPGLSPAALALVDLGIHHEQQHQELLLTDIKHLFAQNPLGPAVWPRDHASASKVAQFSAMKWIEGKAGIAAAGHDGDGFAFDCEGPRHDALLTPHALASRPVTNGEWQQFIDDGGYRTPSLWLSDGWAWVQAEGIEAPAYWRDRRYFTLAGWQDIDPAAPVTHIGFFEADAFASWAGARLPTEVEWEAAAAVLDPNGGDQLDAAGPVQPAAAGGDTGLQQMFGSVWEWTGSAYRPYPGFRAAPGAVGEYNGKFMSGQFVLRGGSCATPRGHMRATYRNFFYPHQRWQFTGVRLAKDL